The Leptospiraceae bacterium genome includes a region encoding these proteins:
- a CDS encoding restriction endonuclease — translation MNIYLFVAVVLALGILAVVYFIFFGTKANIVEKALALAAMGNFLDAKATLREQLDMDPNDSRMLFTFSKVYAMENDLLNEVTYLEKVKAVGKYEKEYPPIQVINRIANIYYQQDMFDEAFFNYLDSLNYDPVNLEALIRLSFMAVGQKDFEIADKFMRQIPDEEVRIQSYFIAKGVVTAMLNRDNDFEYFEKAFNMDPNSPVAGFLYALSLSKIRKFKEAIDIVSPLLDMTADDLVKFTISQFIMTLNSSISDYISALGNAKICIELAKRNEWHLEAAECNSYYAMLCIILNDLEQASEYLIEAEAERVEDYDIMSLAQYKADLEDGTATPGKTSVRGFNLKNTIKELPERLFPKERYFEISGLKAAETINIRGIINKDGQKIISKLDQLSPDKISKLNTMKGNAFKNVCIKILNEYGYKVKRELPALEAEGANYVSIKKDDEDSRAIFRIRKWKNMTISDVFLTELLNLMAEQEATKGYVIGSAELTPGAKKVLKANEGKIIIVTGKELESLLEKVIK, via the coding sequence ATGAACATCTATCTTTTTGTCGCAGTAGTCTTAGCATTGGGTATTCTAGCCGTTGTCTATTTTATATTTTTTGGAACAAAAGCAAACATCGTCGAAAAGGCACTTGCCCTTGCTGCAATGGGAAATTTTTTAGATGCCAAAGCAACTTTACGCGAACAACTTGATATGGACCCGAATGATTCGAGAATGTTATTCACCTTCTCGAAAGTTTACGCCATGGAAAATGACTTACTAAATGAAGTCACTTATTTAGAAAAAGTAAAAGCAGTTGGCAAATACGAAAAAGAATACCCTCCTATCCAAGTAATCAATCGAATTGCAAATATTTACTATCAGCAGGATATGTTTGATGAGGCTTTTTTTAATTATCTTGATTCATTAAATTATGACCCTGTAAATCTGGAAGCATTGATTCGCCTATCGTTCATGGCAGTAGGACAAAAAGACTTTGAAATCGCAGATAAATTTATGCGCCAAATTCCAGACGAAGAAGTTAGAATTCAATCTTATTTTATCGCAAAAGGTGTAGTAACCGCAATGCTCAATCGGGACAATGATTTTGAGTATTTTGAAAAAGCATTTAATATGGATCCAAACTCGCCCGTTGCCGGATTTTTATACGCACTGTCTCTTTCTAAAATTCGAAAGTTCAAGGAAGCCATAGACATTGTAAGTCCACTTTTAGATATGACAGCGGATGATCTTGTAAAATTTACTATTTCCCAGTTTATAATGACTTTAAACTCATCCATAAGTGATTATATTTCTGCACTTGGTAATGCCAAAATTTGTATCGAATTAGCAAAAAGAAACGAATGGCATTTAGAAGCTGCTGAGTGTAATTCTTATTATGCGATGTTATGTATAATATTAAATGATTTAGAGCAGGCGAGTGAATATTTGATTGAAGCAGAAGCCGAAAGAGTTGAAGACTATGATATAATGAGTCTTGCTCAATACAAAGCGGACTTAGAAGACGGAACAGCTACTCCCGGCAAAACATCTGTAAGAGGATTTAATTTAAAAAATACCATCAAGGAACTTCCAGAACGACTTTTTCCAAAAGAAAGGTACTTCGAAATTTCCGGACTGAAAGCAGCGGAAACAATCAATATTCGTGGTATTATAAACAAAGACGGACAAAAAATTATTTCTAAACTAGATCAATTAAGTCCTGATAAAATCTCCAAACTAAATACAATGAAGGGGAATGCTTTTAAAAACGTATGCATTAAAATTTTAAACGAATACGGATACAAAGTAAAACGAGAATTACCCGCTCTGGAAGCAGAAGGAGCAAATTATGTATCCATTAAAAAAGACGATGAAGACTCTCGTGCAATTTTTAGAATTCGAAAATGGAAAAACATGACTATTTCCGATGTTTTTCTAACTGAGCTTTTAAATTTAATGGCTGAACAAGAGGCTACTAAAGGTTATGTGATTGGATCAGCAGAGCTCACTCCTGGCGCTAAAAAAGTTTTAAAGGCAAACGAAGGAAAGATCATAATTGTAACCGGAAAAGAACTAGAAAGTCTTTTAGAAAAAGTAATAAAATAA
- a CDS encoding SPOR domain-containing protein: MQNVDYSRKLKRDDRKFHSTEPKISLGKSSRSSGSGSILNLLNSNHQPLSFLYLFIGAILFFTSGLVIGMKIDQKESYFLGNESNTFRNVNSSDNTLSVETPEQTNSRESKAELSDGDGDGFNNEASSKKVTKTALPTIHKDLKFPPKLNQTNYIIQVGTFSREEANKWGASLIKDQQEFQGRLFRTSTGKLYLGYYYNVKDAKLVLKQIKKFRGGVFEEASIKNIQF; the protein is encoded by the coding sequence ATGCAAAACGTAGATTATTCTAGAAAATTAAAAAGAGATGATAGAAAATTTCATTCTACGGAGCCTAAAATTTCATTGGGAAAAAGCTCCAGAAGTTCCGGCAGCGGTTCTATTTTAAATCTCTTAAATTCAAACCACCAACCTTTGTCTTTTCTTTACCTTTTCATCGGGGCGATACTCTTTTTTACATCGGGGCTAGTAATAGGAATGAAAATTGACCAAAAGGAATCTTACTTTTTAGGGAATGAATCTAATACGTTTCGAAATGTAAATTCTTCAGACAATACACTGTCTGTTGAAACTCCCGAACAAACAAATTCTAGAGAGAGTAAAGCAGAACTTTCCGATGGAGACGGAGACGGATTTAACAATGAAGCGTCTTCTAAAAAAGTTACCAAAACTGCACTTCCAACGATTCATAAAGACTTAAAATTTCCTCCTAAATTAAACCAAACCAATTATATTATTCAGGTTGGGACTTTTAGTAGAGAAGAAGCAAATAAATGGGGTGCAAGCCTTATCAAAGACCAACAAGAATTTCAAGGAAGACTTTTTCGAACTTCTACCGGAAAACTTTATTTAGGTTATTATTACAATGTTAAAGACGCTAAGTTAGTGTTGAAACAAATTAAAAAATTCCGTGGCGGAGTATTCGAAGAAGCCTCAATTAAAAATATACAGTTTTAA
- a CDS encoding alpha-amylase, whose protein sequence is MNYNKLNQFFIYQLNTRIFCIKNGVSILRTPENFFFNQEILAADAVWLMGVWAPSKASVSICKNHEGLGHEFRKTLPDLQESDLIGSPYAVYEYKPNPIIAEHSLELKQFRYKLNTIGKNLILDFVPNHMAIDSPYIDQYPDLFLYKKEPNATVCKNSFLHKNGRIYFYGRDPYYDGWTDTVQWDFSNSETLRLHTKIILELADVCDGIRCDMAMLPLEDVFQKTHGVNAIPYWKDLITTIKEFRPGFIFIAEVYWNREYDLQQLGFDFTYDKTLYDRLKNHDGEGVRLHLEATEDYQNHSLRFIENHDEERAASVFGEFSNSNFALLSFLPGSILYHQGQSEGKKIKIPVQLARNPEEPIDNTTENFYNRAFTAIQRRKHKKLELELFQLKPYADEYSLKDCIVRTILNREEKILEILIFNSYSHEIMGALLLPEKIQTLIKSLPNKELFLNDILTGETFSRETEMLLRGMFIRLQAGKAHWFVVDL, encoded by the coding sequence ATGAATTATAATAAACTTAATCAATTTTTTATTTATCAATTAAATACAAGAATTTTTTGCATAAAAAATGGAGTTTCGATTTTGCGAACTCCTGAAAACTTTTTCTTTAACCAAGAAATTCTGGCCGCCGATGCAGTTTGGCTGATGGGAGTTTGGGCTCCTTCCAAAGCTTCAGTTTCTATTTGTAAGAACCACGAAGGATTAGGTCATGAATTTCGTAAAACACTACCTGATTTACAGGAATCTGATTTAATCGGTTCTCCATATGCCGTTTATGAATATAAACCAAATCCTATTATTGCTGAGCACTCTTTAGAGTTAAAACAATTCCGATATAAATTGAATACAATTGGAAAAAATTTAATTTTGGATTTTGTGCCCAATCATATGGCAATAGATTCGCCTTATATTGACCAGTATCCAGATTTGTTTTTATACAAAAAAGAACCAAATGCAACGGTTTGTAAAAATTCTTTCCTGCATAAAAATGGACGAATTTACTTTTATGGTCGTGATCCGTATTATGATGGATGGACAGATACTGTGCAATGGGATTTTTCTAATTCCGAAACCCTTCGTTTGCATACAAAAATTATTTTAGAATTAGCAGACGTTTGTGATGGGATACGTTGCGATATGGCAATGTTACCATTGGAAGATGTATTCCAAAAAACACACGGCGTAAATGCTATTCCTTACTGGAAAGATTTAATTACAACTATCAAGGAATTCCGACCTGGATTTATTTTTATCGCTGAAGTATACTGGAATAGAGAGTATGATTTACAACAACTTGGGTTTGATTTTACATATGACAAGACGTTATACGACAGATTAAAGAACCATGACGGAGAAGGAGTTCGTTTACATTTAGAAGCTACTGAAGATTATCAAAATCACTCCCTTCGATTCATAGAAAATCACGACGAAGAAAGAGCAGCTTCTGTATTTGGTGAGTTTTCTAATTCTAATTTTGCTCTACTTAGTTTTTTACCTGGAAGTATTCTATATCACCAAGGACAAAGTGAAGGAAAAAAAATAAAAATTCCAGTTCAATTAGCCCGTAACCCCGAAGAACCAATAGACAATACGACTGAAAATTTTTATAACCGCGCATTTACCGCTATTCAAAGAAGGAAACACAAAAAATTAGAATTAGAACTTTTTCAATTAAAACCTTATGCAGATGAGTATTCTCTAAAAGATTGTATCGTACGAACGATCCTAAATAGAGAAGAAAAGATATTAGAAATTCTAATCTTTAATTCGTATTCTCACGAAATTATGGGAGCCTTGTTGTTACCGGAAAAAATTCAAACATTGATTAAAAGTTTACCGAATAAGGAATTATTTTTAAATGATATTCTTACTGGAGAAACTTTTTCAAGAGAAACAGAAATGCTTTTACGGGGAATGTTTATCCGATTACAAGCAGGAAAAGCACATTGGTTTGTTGTGGATTTGTAA